The Saccharothrix variisporea genome has a segment encoding these proteins:
- the gap gene encoding type I glyceraldehyde-3-phosphate dehydrogenase, whose amino-acid sequence MTVRVGVNGFGRIGRNFWRAVQASGHDIEIVAFNDLGDVNTMAHLLKYDSILGRLPYDVKVNDEGIEVDGKTIKALAERDPGKLPWKDLGVDVVVESTGFFTDAAAARKHVDEGGAKKVIISAPAKGEDLTVVLGANDDQYDGSQTVISNASCTTNCLAPLAKVLHDAFTIERGLMTTIHAYTQDQNLQDAPHKDLRRARAAALNIVPTSTGAAKAIGLVLPELNGKLDGYALRVPTPTGSATDLTVTVGRETTVDEVNAAYKAAAEGALKGYLRYNEDPIVSTDIVTDPASCIYDAPLTKVIGNQVKVVGWYDNEWGYSNRLADLVNLVASKL is encoded by the coding sequence GTGACGGTTCGCGTAGGTGTCAACGGTTTCGGCCGCATCGGTCGCAACTTCTGGCGCGCCGTTCAGGCCAGCGGGCACGACATCGAGATCGTCGCCTTCAACGACCTCGGTGACGTCAACACGATGGCGCACCTGCTCAAGTACGACAGCATCCTCGGCCGGCTCCCGTACGACGTGAAGGTGAACGACGAGGGCATCGAGGTCGACGGCAAGACCATCAAGGCGCTGGCCGAGCGCGACCCGGGCAAGCTGCCCTGGAAGGACCTCGGCGTGGACGTCGTGGTCGAGTCGACCGGCTTCTTCACCGACGCCGCCGCGGCGCGCAAGCACGTCGACGAGGGTGGCGCCAAGAAGGTCATCATCTCGGCCCCCGCCAAGGGCGAGGACCTGACCGTGGTGCTGGGTGCGAACGACGACCAGTACGACGGCTCGCAGACGGTCATCTCGAACGCCTCCTGCACCACCAACTGCCTCGCTCCGCTGGCCAAGGTGCTGCACGACGCGTTCACCATCGAGCGCGGCCTGATGACCACGATCCACGCCTACACCCAGGACCAGAACCTCCAGGACGCGCCGCACAAGGACCTGCGCCGCGCCCGGGCCGCCGCGCTGAACATCGTGCCCACCAGCACCGGTGCCGCGAAGGCGATCGGCCTGGTCCTGCCGGAGCTCAACGGCAAGCTGGACGGCTACGCGCTGCGCGTGCCGACCCCCACCGGCTCGGCCACCGACCTCACCGTGACCGTCGGCCGCGAGACCACCGTCGACGAGGTCAACGCCGCCTACAAGGCCGCGGCGGAGGGCGCCCTCAAGGGCTACCTGCGCTACAACGAGGACCCGATCGTGTCGACCGACATCGTCACCGACCCGGCCTCCTGCATCTACGACGCGCCGCTGACCAAGGTCATCGGCAACCAGGTCAAGGTCGTCGGCTGGTACGACAACGAGTGGGGCTACTCCAACCGCCTCGCCGACCTGGTCAACCTGGTCGCCTCCAAGCTCTGA
- a CDS encoding phosphoglycerate kinase, whose protein sequence is MKTLSDLIAEGVSGRRVLVRADLNVPLDGDKITDDGRVRASVPTLKALLDAGARVLVAAHLGRPKGEPDPKFSLAPVAVRLGELLGQTVELGTEAGADGTVTLLENIRFDPRETSKVDAEREAFADELAAKADAFVSDGFGVVHRKQASVYDVAKRLPHYAGGLVLAEVEVLNKLASGGAGNRATADLQRPYVVVLGGAKVSDKLGVIANLLTKVDRLLIGGGMAYTFLKAQGHEVGGSLLQEDQLEQVSGFLAEAEKRGVELVLPVDVLAATDFAPDASYDVVKTDAIPADRQGLDIGPETRELFAAKLADAKTVFWNGPMGVFEFEAFAGGTRAVAEALVKSEAFTVVGGGDSAAAVRALGLPEDGFSHISTGGGASLEFLEGKELPGVSVLED, encoded by the coding sequence GTGAAGACTCTCAGCGACCTGATCGCCGAGGGTGTGTCGGGTCGGCGCGTCCTGGTGCGCGCCGACCTGAACGTCCCCCTCGACGGCGACAAGATCACCGACGACGGCCGCGTGCGCGCGTCGGTGCCGACCCTCAAGGCGCTCCTCGACGCGGGTGCCCGCGTCCTGGTCGCCGCGCACCTGGGCCGCCCCAAGGGCGAGCCGGACCCGAAGTTCTCCCTCGCCCCGGTCGCCGTGCGACTGGGTGAGCTGCTCGGCCAGACCGTCGAGCTGGGCACCGAGGCGGGCGCCGACGGCACCGTGACGCTGCTGGAGAACATCCGCTTCGACCCGCGCGAGACCAGCAAGGTCGACGCGGAGCGCGAGGCGTTCGCCGACGAGCTGGCGGCCAAGGCCGACGCGTTCGTCTCCGACGGCTTCGGCGTCGTGCACCGCAAGCAGGCGTCGGTCTACGACGTGGCCAAGAGGCTGCCGCACTACGCCGGTGGCCTGGTGCTGGCCGAGGTCGAGGTCTTGAACAAGCTCGCCTCCGGCGGAGCCGGAAATCGGGCAACAGCGGACCTCCAGCGCCCGTACGTGGTCGTCCTGGGCGGCGCGAAGGTGTCCGACAAGCTCGGCGTCATCGCGAACCTGCTCACCAAGGTCGACCGGCTGCTCATCGGCGGCGGCATGGCCTACACGTTCCTCAAGGCCCAGGGCCACGAGGTCGGCGGCTCGCTGCTCCAAGAGGACCAGCTGGAGCAGGTGTCCGGCTTCCTCGCCGAGGCCGAGAAGCGCGGTGTCGAGCTCGTGCTGCCGGTGGACGTGCTGGCCGCGACCGACTTCGCGCCCGACGCCTCGTACGACGTCGTGAAGACCGACGCCATCCCGGCCGACCGGCAGGGCCTGGACATCGGCCCGGAGACGCGCGAGCTGTTCGCGGCCAAGCTGGCCGACGCCAAGACCGTCTTCTGGAACGGTCCGATGGGCGTGTTCGAGTTCGAGGCGTTCGCCGGCGGCACCCGTGCCGTGGCCGAGGCGCTGGTGAAGAGCGAGGCGTTCACCGTGGTCGGCGGCGGCGACTCGGCCGCGGCCGTGCGCGCGCTGGGCCTGCCCGAGGACGGGTTCTCGCACATCTCCACCGGTGGCGGGGCGTCCCTGGAGTTCCTGGAGGGCAAGGAACTCCCCGGCGTGTCGGTTCTGGAGGACTGA
- the tpiA gene encoding triose-phosphate isomerase, giving the protein MAQRQPLIAGNWKMNLNHLEAIALVQKIAFALPEKYFAKVEVAVLPPFVDIRSIQTLVDGDKLLLKYGAQDLSPHDSGAYTGDVSGPMLAKLGCSYVTVGHSERREYHHEDDDLVNRKVKAALKHGVTPIFCLGEQLDVREAGNHVQHCTDQLVAGLKGLSADQVKDVVIAYEPVWAIGTGKVASSADAQEVCAALRAKLAELHGEDVASAVRVLYGGSVKSGNIGELVAQKDIDGALVGGASLDADEFTKLCALAAGGPLP; this is encoded by the coding sequence ATGGCTCAGCGTCAGCCGCTCATCGCCGGCAACTGGAAGATGAACCTCAACCACCTCGAAGCGATCGCCCTGGTGCAGAAGATCGCCTTCGCGCTGCCGGAGAAGTACTTCGCGAAGGTCGAGGTGGCGGTGCTGCCGCCGTTCGTCGACATCCGGTCCATCCAGACCCTCGTCGACGGCGACAAGCTGCTGCTCAAGTACGGCGCGCAGGACCTGTCCCCGCACGACTCGGGCGCCTACACCGGCGACGTGTCCGGCCCGATGCTGGCCAAGCTGGGCTGCTCCTACGTCACCGTGGGCCACTCCGAGCGCCGCGAGTACCACCACGAGGACGACGACCTGGTCAACCGCAAGGTCAAGGCCGCCCTCAAGCACGGCGTCACGCCGATCTTCTGCCTGGGCGAGCAGCTGGACGTGCGGGAGGCGGGCAACCACGTCCAGCACTGCACCGACCAGCTGGTGGCGGGCCTGAAGGGCCTGTCCGCCGACCAGGTGAAGGACGTCGTCATCGCCTACGAGCCGGTGTGGGCCATCGGCACCGGCAAGGTCGCCTCGTCCGCCGACGCGCAGGAGGTGTGCGCGGCCCTGCGGGCCAAGCTCGCCGAGCTGCACGGCGAGGACGTGGCTTCGGCCGTTCGGGTGCTTTACGGCGGTTCGGTGAAGTCCGGCAACATCGGCGAACTGGTCGCGCAGAAGGACATCGACGGCGCCCTCGTGGGCGGTGCGAGCCTGGATGCGGACGAGTTCACCAAGCTCTGCGCCCTGGCCGCCGGCGGCCCACTACCCTGA
- the secG gene encoding preprotein translocase subunit SecG: MILFLQILLIVSSVLLILLVLLHRGRGGGLSSLFGGGMQSSLSGSSVVEKNLDRLTLFVGAVWVIAIIGIGLLLKVN, translated from the coding sequence ATGATCCTGTTCCTTCAGATCCTGTTGATCGTGTCGAGCGTGCTGCTCATCCTGCTGGTGCTGCTGCACCGCGGTCGCGGCGGCGGTCTGTCCTCGTTGTTCGGCGGCGGTATGCAGTCGAGCCTGTCCGGGTCGAGCGTGGTGGAGAAGAACCTGGACCGACTGACGCTGTTCGTCGGCGCGGTCTGGGTGATCGCCATCATCGGCATCGGGCTGCTGCTCAAGGTCAACTGA
- a CDS encoding RNA polymerase-binding protein RbpA, translating into MAGGNAIRGTRVGAGPMGESERGESAPRRRVSYWCANGHESRPSFAVEAEIPENWDCPRCGLPAGRDEQAPPAPPRNEPYKTHLAYVKERRSDADGEAILEEALTKLRKQREEP; encoded by the coding sequence ATGGCTGGTGGTAACGCGATTCGCGGTACCCGCGTCGGCGCAGGCCCGATGGGCGAATCGGAGCGCGGCGAGTCCGCGCCCCGGCGCCGGGTGTCGTACTGGTGCGCCAACGGGCACGAGTCGCGTCCGTCGTTCGCGGTCGAAGCGGAGATCCCGGAGAACTGGGACTGCCCCCGGTGCGGTCTGCCGGCGGGCCGTGACGAGCAGGCCCCGCCTGCTCCTCCGCGCAACGAGCCGTACAAGACGCACTTGGCGTACGTGAAGGAGCGCCGCTCCGACGCGGACGGCGAGGCGATCCTCGAAGAGGCGCTCACCAAGCTGCGCAAGCAGCGCGAAGAGCCCTAG
- a CDS encoding serine/threonine-protein kinase, translating into MTVSPSVVAALPQYDIGGQIGHGGMGVVYAGVHRPLGRPVAIKRLPQVLAEDARMSARFEHEARLLARLDHPHIVPVYDYVQDHGEHLLVMEKLDGGTVWSKFSEHGFTPAQSCALLLATLSGLHAAHGAGVLHLDVKPKNLLFTAQGALKVADFGIAQVVSEGATLVTHGGQVLGTPAYLAPEQALGNPLSPAADVYAAATVLYELLSGHLPFESGGGALAMIQRRVHQDPRPLTEVPSPLAQVVMRGIQRDPHARYRNAETFAIDLAGAAAEVFGRDWLMRVGLPVHLAPQVSAASTRPSTQPSVPRETLNIPVRATMTDSAPPVWSGQHTLVPARDLIAPPKPAVWFTVTAVLFALLVIALPFAVPGRDLPVHQHDMTKPVVSEGATRLTVEAVGIPLADVTGAGTFELPGATRWIVGGAALATAQTAEGEREFSLQPTTNPMISIMGAGGAVLLLFTLAYLESLLRSLRRRQSGTAAVIASAPLGFGLGVAVWLLPTVLLRHEPALWPAVVGGCLGAIAAVATAVATRRAALR; encoded by the coding sequence GTGACGGTCAGCCCCAGCGTCGTCGCGGCGCTGCCCCAGTACGACATCGGGGGCCAGATCGGGCACGGCGGCATGGGCGTGGTCTACGCGGGCGTCCACCGGCCGCTGGGCCGTCCCGTGGCGATCAAGCGCCTGCCGCAGGTGCTCGCCGAGGACGCCCGGATGAGCGCGAGGTTCGAGCACGAGGCCCGGCTGCTGGCCCGCTTGGACCACCCGCACATCGTGCCGGTCTACGACTACGTCCAGGACCACGGCGAGCACCTGCTGGTCATGGAGAAGCTCGACGGCGGCACGGTCTGGTCGAAGTTCAGCGAACACGGCTTCACCCCCGCCCAGTCCTGCGCCCTGCTCCTGGCCACCCTCTCCGGCCTGCACGCCGCCCACGGCGCCGGTGTCCTGCACCTGGATGTGAAGCCCAAGAACCTGCTCTTCACCGCCCAGGGCGCGTTGAAGGTGGCCGACTTCGGCATCGCCCAGGTCGTCAGCGAGGGCGCCACCCTGGTCACCCACGGCGGTCAGGTGCTCGGCACACCCGCCTACCTGGCCCCCGAGCAGGCCCTGGGCAACCCTCTCAGCCCGGCGGCGGACGTCTACGCCGCCGCCACGGTCCTGTACGAACTGCTCAGCGGTCACCTGCCGTTCGAGAGCGGCGGCGGGGCGCTGGCCATGATCCAGCGCCGGGTGCACCAGGACCCCCGTCCGCTGACCGAGGTGCCGTCGCCCCTGGCACAGGTCGTGATGCGCGGCATCCAACGCGACCCGCACGCCCGGTACCGCAACGCCGAGACGTTCGCGATCGACCTGGCCGGCGCGGCGGCGGAGGTCTTCGGCCGGGACTGGCTCATGCGCGTGGGACTGCCCGTGCACCTGGCACCCCAGGTGTCGGCGGCGAGCACCCGGCCGTCCACGCAGCCCTCGGTGCCCAGGGAGACGCTGAACATCCCGGTGCGCGCCACGATGACCGACAGCGCGCCACCTGTGTGGTCCGGACAGCACACCCTGGTCCCGGCGCGCGACTTGATCGCCCCGCCGAAGCCCGCCGTGTGGTTCACCGTGACAGCGGTCCTGTTCGCCCTGCTGGTGATCGCTCTGCCGTTCGCCGTGCCGGGCCGGGACCTGCCGGTGCACCAGCACGACATGACCAAGCCGGTGGTCTCGGAGGGCGCGACCAGACTCACCGTCGAGGCCGTCGGCATCCCGCTGGCCGACGTCACGGGCGCCGGCACGTTCGAACTACCCGGTGCCACCCGCTGGATCGTGGGCGGCGCGGCCCTGGCCACCGCTCAGACGGCCGAGGGCGAGCGGGAGTTCTCCCTGCAGCCGACGACGAACCCCATGATCAGCATCATGGGCGCGGGCGGTGCGGTGCTCCTCCTGTTCACGTTGGCGTACTTGGAATCGCTGCTCAGGTCGTTGCGGCGACGGCAATCGGGCACGGCGGCGGTGATCGCGTCGGCTCCGCTGGGGTTCGGGCTGGGAGTCGCGGTGTGGCTCCTCCCGACCGTCCTCCTGCGCCACGAACCCGCGTTGTGGCCCGCCGTCGTCGGCGGCTGCCTGGGCGCGATCGCCGCGGTCGCCACCGCCGTCGCCACCCGGCGGGCCGCACTGCGCTGA
- a CDS encoding sensor histidine kinase: protein MAETGGRVLAGNAVERLPSGGVNGVPTERVAQAARGLRDWLARHRQLMLDVSAVAIAAFDVWFWFAPDAQVYNYALSVVAVAAVAFRRRFPFLVVLLTVPGFLAGMAQLAAMIALGTLARRKLLSTQTYIAAGLVWFSRFFLWPPDKFLELDWTTHIHDAIYGCIVAGMPIAIGLLVHAREELSARIAELAESRERERMLHAHAVRADERARLAREMHDVVSHQVSLIAMQAGALRMAAADPNAQQVAGTIRMLSTRTLDELRQLVSVLRTTSGDDSPQPRIEDLPQLLASSGLPAALTVLGPVDELPASISGAVYRTVQEALTNVRKHAGGAATSVRIHADADELRVEIRNDPPVDPAECAALPSGGHGLVGLRERAALLDGTFEAGPSEDGGFRVAVTFPLAR, encoded by the coding sequence ATGGCTGAGACGGGAGGACGGGTCCTGGCCGGCAACGCTGTCGAGAGGCTGCCGAGCGGCGGGGTCAACGGCGTCCCCACCGAGCGGGTGGCGCAGGCTGCCCGGGGACTGCGGGACTGGCTGGCGCGGCACCGGCAGCTGATGCTGGACGTGTCCGCCGTGGCGATCGCCGCGTTCGACGTGTGGTTCTGGTTCGCGCCCGACGCGCAGGTCTACAACTACGCCCTGTCCGTGGTGGCGGTCGCGGCGGTGGCGTTCCGGCGGCGGTTCCCGTTCCTGGTGGTCCTGCTGACCGTGCCCGGCTTCCTGGCCGGCATGGCGCAGCTCGCGGCCATGATCGCGCTGGGGACGCTGGCGCGGCGCAAGCTGCTGTCCACGCAGACCTACATCGCGGCGGGCCTGGTGTGGTTCAGCCGGTTCTTCCTGTGGCCGCCGGACAAGTTCCTGGAACTGGACTGGACGACTCACATCCACGACGCCATCTACGGCTGCATCGTGGCCGGGATGCCCATCGCGATCGGCCTGCTGGTGCACGCGCGGGAGGAGCTGTCGGCCCGGATCGCGGAGCTGGCGGAGAGCCGTGAACGCGAACGGATGCTGCACGCCCACGCGGTGCGCGCGGACGAGCGCGCCCGCTTGGCCCGCGAGATGCACGACGTCGTGTCGCACCAGGTCAGCCTCATCGCCATGCAGGCGGGCGCGCTGCGCATGGCCGCCGCCGACCCGAACGCGCAGCAGGTGGCCGGGACGATCCGGATGCTGAGCACCCGGACGTTGGACGAGCTGCGCCAGCTGGTCAGCGTGCTGCGGACCACGTCCGGCGACGACTCGCCGCAGCCCCGGATCGAGGACCTGCCCCAGCTGTTGGCGTCCTCGGGGCTGCCGGCGGCGCTGACCGTGCTCGGCCCGGTGGACGAGCTGCCGGCGTCGATCTCCGGTGCGGTGTACCGGACCGTGCAGGAGGCGTTGACCAACGTCCGGAAGCACGCGGGTGGCGCGGCGACCTCGGTGCGGATCCACGCGGACGCGGACGAACTCCGCGTCGAGATCCGCAACGACCCGCCTGTGGACCCGGCCGAGTGCGCCGCGCTGCCCAGCGGCGGTCACGGGTTGGTCGGCTTGCGCGAACGCGCGGCCCTGCTGGACGGCACCTTCGAAGCCGGTCCCAGCGAGGACGGCGGCTTCCGGGTCGCGGTCACCTTCCCGTTGGCCCGCTGA